The Streptococcus pantholopis genome has a segment encoding these proteins:
- a CDS encoding 5-methyltetrahydropteroyltriglutamate--homocysteine S-methyltransferase, protein MVKKYFEHVGSFLRPQELLEAREAFARGDLSEQELKAVEDKCIRELVDQQLDAGLEKVTDGEFRRSYWHLDFFWGFGGIEHVQAAEGYHFHDETTRPDSALLTGKISGDNHPFVEAYQFLKEYVDTKGGSAEAKYTIPAPAQLYFELIRDAEHVAQLKAIYPDFEDLRRAIQAAYLQVINDLVAAGLKTLQVDDCTWGTLVDNQFLTAWGAAGGQTAEDVRKELGSIFLTLNNDVYQNVPEGLQVNTHVCRGNYHSTWASSGGYESVAADLFGKEKVTSYFLEFDTERSGGFAPLAEIGDHKVAVLGLITSKNAELEDKAAIIARIREAADYLPLDRLWLSTQCGFASTEEGNILTEADQWKKLALVKEIIDEVWTD, encoded by the coding sequence ATGGTAAAAAAATATTTTGAACATGTTGGTTCTTTTCTTAGGCCGCAAGAACTTCTTGAGGCGCGTGAAGCATTTGCTCGTGGGGATTTGTCTGAGCAAGAACTGAAGGCGGTCGAAGATAAGTGTATCAGAGAATTAGTTGATCAGCAGCTGGATGCCGGGCTGGAGAAGGTGACTGACGGAGAATTCAGGCGCAGTTACTGGCATCTTGATTTCTTCTGGGGATTCGGCGGGATTGAACATGTTCAGGCAGCAGAAGGCTATCATTTTCATGATGAAACGACACGGCCTGATTCTGCCCTGCTGACCGGTAAAATATCCGGCGATAATCATCCTTTTGTTGAAGCCTACCAGTTTTTAAAGGAGTATGTTGACACCAAGGGCGGAAGTGCTGAAGCTAAGTACACTATTCCGGCTCCTGCCCAGTTGTACTTTGAACTGATTAGAGATGCTGAGCATGTAGCACAGCTGAAAGCTATTTACCCGGATTTCGAGGATTTGCGCCGGGCTATCCAAGCAGCTTATTTACAGGTTATTAACGATTTGGTGGCTGCCGGTCTAAAAACGCTTCAAGTCGATGACTGTACTTGGGGAACACTGGTCGACAATCAGTTTCTGACAGCTTGGGGAGCTGCTGGCGGGCAGACAGCAGAAGATGTCCGCAAAGAATTGGGCAGTATCTTTTTGACTTTAAACAATGATGTCTATCAAAATGTGCCGGAGGGTCTGCAAGTCAATACCCATGTCTGCCGCGGCAATTATCATTCAACTTGGGCTTCTTCCGGCGGGTATGAGTCTGTAGCCGCTGACCTTTTTGGCAAAGAAAAGGTAACCAGCTATTTCCTAGAATTTGATACAGAACGCTCTGGAGGCTTTGCTCCTTTGGCAGAAATAGGTGATCATAAAGTAGCTGTTCTTGGTTTGATTACAAGTAAAAACGCAGAGCTTGAGGATAAGGCCGCTATTATAGCCAGAATTCGGGAAGCTGCTGACTACCTTCCGCTTGACAGGCTCTGGCTGTCTACGCAATGCGGCTTTGCTTCAACTGAAGAAGGGAATATTTTAACAGAAGCTGATCAATGGAAAAAATTGGCGCTTGTCAAAGAAATTATCGATGAAGTTTGGACAGATTAA
- a CDS encoding ECF transporter S component, giving the protein MERKGLSSALQQISRIAVLSALCVALRYVFAGLPNVQPITAIFLLISVIWGFRQSFWVMAVTMLVSSFLLGFGPWVLWQIMAFALIILVWRHLLYPLTEKLWFSQMLKLVLQSLFAGLMGALYGCIIDFCYALLYSMPWWTYVLAGLSFNLAHALSTVFFYPLLATSFRRLIYEKNQ; this is encoded by the coding sequence ATGGAAAGAAAAGGACTCTCGTCAGCTTTGCAGCAAATCAGCCGAATTGCTGTATTATCGGCTTTATGTGTCGCTTTGCGTTATGTCTTTGCTGGTTTGCCCAATGTACAGCCGATAACAGCTATTTTTCTGCTGATTTCGGTTATTTGGGGTTTCCGTCAAAGTTTTTGGGTTATGGCAGTGACCATGCTGGTCTCTTCCTTTCTCTTGGGTTTTGGTCCTTGGGTATTGTGGCAGATTATGGCTTTTGCTCTCATCATTCTGGTATGGCGCCACCTGCTTTACCCGCTGACAGAAAAACTGTGGTTCAGCCAGATGTTAAAGCTTGTCCTGCAGTCTCTTTTCGCTGGTCTCATGGGCGCACTCTACGGCTGTATCATTGACTTCTGTTACGCTCTTCTTTACAGCATGCCTTGGTGGACTTATGTTCTGGCAGGACTCAGCTTTAATCTGGCTCACGCATTGTCGACGGTCTTTTTTTACCCACTGCTAGCAACGAGTTTTAGGAGATTAATCTATGAAAAAAATCAGTAG
- a CDS encoding DUF4430 domain-containing protein, whose amino-acid sequence MKKISRLIVTVLSFIVLTACSTDSAPSSSNSASSDTGTVQLIVQEDSNTIDETVTFEKGDTVMDVLQDNYEVEETDGFITAIDGITQDEEAGKYWMFTINDELAPKAADQIKVKNGDKIEFYQDVYAN is encoded by the coding sequence ATGAAAAAAATCAGTAGGCTTATCGTGACGGTTCTTTCATTTATTGTGCTGACAGCTTGCAGCACCGACAGTGCTCCCTCTTCATCAAACTCGGCATCGTCAGATACTGGGACAGTTCAGCTGATTGTTCAGGAAGACAGCAATACGATTGATGAAACTGTCACCTTTGAAAAAGGCGATACTGTGATGGATGTCCTGCAGGATAATTATGAGGTTGAAGAGACGGACGGCTTTATTACGGCTATTGATGGTATAACACAAGATGAAGAGGCCGGTAAATACTGGATGTTTACAATCAATGATGAGCTGGCTCCTAAGGCCGCTGACCAAATAAAAGTTAAAAACGGCGATAAAATTGAATTTTACCAAGATGTTTATGCTAATTAA
- a CDS encoding glutathione peroxidase has translation MANLYDFTVKAQNEEEVSLREYQDSVVLVVNTATGCGLTPQYEGLQQLYDTYRTQGFTILDFPCNQFKGQAPGTAEEINAFCTLNYQTSFPRFAKVDVNGKNAIKLYDWLKSEKKGPLGQKIEWNFAKFLIDRQGNVVKRFSSKTDPRKIAPAIEKLL, from the coding sequence ATGGCAAATCTTTATGACTTTACAGTTAAAGCTCAAAATGAGGAAGAGGTTTCCCTAAGGGAATATCAGGATTCAGTTGTATTAGTAGTTAACACTGCAACAGGCTGCGGCCTGACTCCCCAGTATGAAGGACTTCAGCAGCTCTATGATACTTACCGGACGCAAGGCTTCACTATCCTTGATTTTCCCTGCAATCAGTTTAAAGGCCAAGCACCAGGAACAGCTGAGGAAATCAATGCCTTTTGCACCTTGAATTATCAGACAAGCTTCCCACGTTTTGCTAAAGTCGATGTTAACGGCAAAAATGCTATTAAACTTTATGATTGGCTGAAATCTGAAAAAAAAGGGCCATTAGGCCAAAAAATTGAATGGAATTTCGCTAAATTTTTAATTGACCGGCAAGGCAATGTTGTCAAGAGATTTTCATCTAAAACAGATCCCCGTAAGATTGCTCCTGCTATTGAAAAATTGCTGTAA
- the ppc gene encoding phosphoenolpyruvate carboxylase — protein MSIKKLESNSNQAIITEEVNILKDLLEETTRQMIGDEAFAKIERILLLSAKEDYFELEKIVAQMTNEEMVVVSRYFSILPLLINISEDVDLAYEINYQNNTGRDYLGKLSATISMVAENEKAEEILEQVNVVPVLTAHPTQVQRKTVLELTNKIHDLLRKYRDVKAGVVNQEKWYADLRRYVEIIMQTDIIREKKLKVKNEITNVMEYYHSSLIQAITKLTAEYKKLAAANGLQLDNPKPITMGMWIGGDRDGNPYVTAETLALSASVQSEVIINYYIEKLSELYRTFSLSTSLTQISPAVEKLAQLSEDKSIYRENEPYRKAFNYIQSRLVQTLISLNVNQPPFAESAERQSVYSDIDAGSSNASVLAKFLQGRMQAVSSELKDSEIPSYQTALDFKADLLLIKDSLLQNGDAALLSGDFDDLLQAVDIFGFYLASIDLRQDSSIQETCVAELLKSANICSDYSALSESEKCQLLSKQLLEDPRTLSSANVEKSEVLQKELAIYQTARCLKDKLGEDVIKQHIISHTESVSDMFELAIMLKEAGLINKDGARVQIVPLFETIEDLDNACSIMEDYLSYELVQNWIAANHNYQEIMLGYSDSNKDGGYLSSGWTLYKAQNELTRIGEKYGVKITFFHGRGGTVGRGGGPSYEAITSQPFGSIKDRMRLTEQGEIIENKYGNKDVAYYNLEMLTSAAIGRMVTRMLTNPDEIDDFRATMDGIVADSNRIYRRLVFENPHFYDYFFEASPIKEVSSLNIGSRPAARKTITEISGLRAIPWVFSWSQNRVMFPGWYGVGSAFKHFIDQAPGNLAKLQHMYETWPFFHSLLSNVDMVLSKSNMNIAFQYAQLAEKQDVRDVFNTILDEWQLTKDTILAIEKHEELLEENPSLRASLDYRLPYFNVLNYLQIELIKRLRHNELDEDYEKLIHTTINGIATGLRNSG, from the coding sequence TTGTCCATAAAAAAATTAGAAAGTAACAGCAATCAAGCCATTATTACTGAAGAAGTCAATATTTTAAAGGATTTGCTTGAAGAAACAACTCGCCAAATGATTGGCGATGAGGCCTTTGCTAAAATTGAGAGAATTTTGTTATTGTCGGCCAAAGAAGACTATTTTGAGCTGGAAAAAATTGTCGCTCAGATGACAAATGAAGAGATGGTCGTTGTTTCTCGTTATTTTTCAATTCTTCCTCTTTTAATCAATATTTCCGAAGATGTTGATTTAGCTTATGAAATCAACTATCAAAATAATACTGGTAGGGACTACTTGGGGAAACTTTCTGCGACAATTAGTATGGTGGCGGAAAATGAAAAAGCCGAAGAAATTCTTGAACAGGTTAATGTTGTTCCTGTTCTGACAGCCCATCCGACACAAGTTCAGCGCAAAACAGTCCTTGAGCTGACCAATAAGATTCATGATCTGCTTCGCAAGTACCGTGATGTTAAGGCGGGTGTTGTTAATCAAGAAAAATGGTATGCTGATCTGCGGCGCTATGTCGAAATTATTATGCAGACGGATATTATCCGAGAAAAGAAACTGAAGGTGAAAAATGAAATCACCAATGTCATGGAATATTATCATTCATCGTTAATTCAGGCCATTACAAAATTAACAGCTGAGTATAAAAAGTTAGCAGCAGCAAATGGACTGCAGCTGGATAATCCTAAGCCGATTACGATGGGAATGTGGATTGGCGGAGATCGTGACGGTAACCCTTATGTAACAGCCGAAACATTGGCCTTGTCTGCAAGTGTGCAAAGTGAAGTGATTATCAACTATTATATTGAAAAACTTTCAGAGCTCTACCGTACCTTTTCACTCTCAACAAGCTTAACGCAAATCAGTCCAGCTGTTGAAAAACTTGCTCAATTGTCTGAGGATAAGTCTATTTACCGTGAGAATGAGCCCTATCGCAAGGCTTTTAACTATATTCAGTCTCGTTTGGTTCAAACCTTAATCAGCTTAAATGTAAATCAGCCTCCTTTTGCTGAAAGTGCAGAGAGGCAGAGTGTGTACAGCGATATCGATGCCGGAAGCAGCAATGCTTCTGTTCTGGCTAAATTTTTACAGGGCCGAATGCAGGCAGTCAGTTCTGAACTGAAGGATTCTGAAATTCCTAGTTATCAAACAGCTCTAGATTTTAAAGCAGATTTGCTGCTTATCAAGGATTCTCTCCTGCAGAATGGTGATGCTGCTTTACTATCGGGAGATTTTGATGATTTACTGCAGGCCGTTGATATTTTTGGTTTTTATCTGGCCAGTATTGACTTAAGGCAGGATTCCAGCATTCAAGAGACCTGTGTGGCTGAACTTCTTAAATCTGCCAACATTTGCAGTGACTACAGTGCCTTGTCCGAATCGGAAAAATGCCAGCTTTTGTCCAAGCAGCTTCTGGAAGATCCGCGTACACTCTCATCAGCTAATGTAGAAAAATCAGAAGTGCTTCAAAAAGAGCTGGCTATTTATCAAACAGCACGTTGCTTAAAAGATAAACTGGGTGAGGATGTTATTAAACAGCATATCATTTCGCATACTGAAAGTGTCTCAGACATGTTTGAATTGGCTATTATGCTTAAAGAAGCCGGTCTGATTAATAAAGACGGAGCCCGGGTTCAGATTGTTCCGCTTTTTGAGACAATTGAAGACTTGGACAATGCCTGCTCTATCATGGAAGATTATCTTAGTTATGAGCTTGTTCAAAACTGGATTGCGGCCAATCACAACTATCAGGAAATTATGCTCGGTTATTCTGACAGCAACAAGGACGGCGGCTACCTGTCTTCAGGCTGGACACTGTACAAGGCTCAAAACGAGCTGACCCGGATAGGAGAAAAGTACGGGGTGAAAATTACCTTTTTCCATGGCCGCGGCGGGACAGTCGGCCGCGGCGGAGGCCCATCCTACGAAGCGATTACTTCTCAGCCTTTTGGCTCTATTAAAGACCGCATGCGTTTGACAGAACAAGGGGAAATTATCGAAAATAAATATGGGAATAAAGACGTTGCTTACTATAATTTAGAGATGCTGACCTCAGCTGCTATTGGCCGGATGGTTACTCGGATGCTGACTAATCCTGATGAGATTGATGATTTTCGGGCAACTATGGACGGTATCGTGGCAGATAGCAACCGTATTTACCGCCGTTTGGTTTTTGAAAATCCGCATTTTTATGATTATTTCTTTGAAGCCAGCCCAATCAAGGAGGTTTCCAGTCTCAATATTGGCTCACGTCCTGCAGCCCGCAAGACAATTACAGAAATTTCGGGTCTGCGGGCCATTCCATGGGTTTTCTCTTGGTCGCAGAACCGCGTTATGTTCCCCGGCTGGTATGGTGTCGGATCAGCCTTTAAGCACTTTATAGACCAAGCACCGGGGAATTTGGCAAAGCTGCAGCATATGTATGAAACATGGCCGTTTTTCCATTCCTTACTCTCCAATGTTGATATGGTGCTGTCCAAATCCAACATGAATATTGCTTTTCAGTACGCTCAGTTAGCTGAAAAACAAGACGTCCGCGATGTTTTTAATACTATTCTGGACGAATGGCAGTTGACTAAGGATACGATTTTGGCTATCGAAAAACATGAGGAGCTGCTGGAAGAAAACCCTTCTTTACGTGCCAGCCTAGACTATCGGCTTCCTTATTTCAATGTTCTCAACTATTTACAGATTGAACTGATAAAACGCCTGCGGCACAATGAGTTGGATGAGGACTATGAAAAGCTTATCCATACCACAATTAACGGGATTGCTACAGGATTGCGAAATTCCGGCTGA
- the ftsW gene encoding cell division peptidoglycan polymerase FtsW, whose protein sequence is MKIDKKHLLNYSILLPYLVLSVLGLIIVYSTTSATLIQYGGSPFRSVLNQGIFWIVSLLAIWFIYRLKLNFLKNSRVLTAAMLIEVVLLLIARFFTQEVNGAHGWIVIGPISFQPAEYLKIIMVWFLAFTFARKQKLIETYDYQALTRRRWFPRNWSDLRDWRLYSLLMIALVAAQPDLGNAAIIVLTVIIMYSVSGVAYKWFSTILTLIVGLSSLFLGTIAVVGVKNMAKIPVFGYVAKRFSAYFNPFKDLTDSGHQLANSYYAMSNGGWFGMGLGNSIEKRGYLPEAHTDFVFSIVIEELGLIGAIMILALVFFLILRIMNVGLKARDPFNSMIALGVGGMILMQVFVNIGGISGLIPSTGVTFPFLSQGGNSLLVLSVAIGFVLNIDANEKRESILEEAEEQYQSQINSAAET, encoded by the coding sequence ATGAAAATTGATAAAAAGCATTTATTAAATTATTCTATTTTACTGCCCTATTTGGTTCTTTCGGTACTGGGTCTCATTATCGTTTACTCCACAACCAGTGCGACTTTGATCCAATATGGGGGCAGTCCGTTTCGCTCTGTTTTAAATCAAGGTATCTTTTGGATAGTCAGTTTGTTAGCTATCTGGTTTATTTATCGGCTGAAATTAAATTTTTTAAAAAATTCAAGAGTACTGACTGCGGCAATGCTGATTGAAGTTGTTCTGCTCCTAATTGCCCGCTTTTTCACACAGGAAGTGAACGGAGCTCACGGCTGGATTGTTATCGGCCCAATTAGTTTTCAGCCGGCTGAATATTTAAAAATTATCATGGTTTGGTTTCTGGCTTTTACATTTGCCAGAAAGCAAAAATTAATTGAAACCTATGATTACCAGGCCCTGACCAGACGGCGCTGGTTTCCAAGAAATTGGAGCGATTTAAGGGACTGGCGTCTGTATTCCTTACTGATGATAGCATTAGTAGCAGCACAGCCTGACCTTGGGAATGCGGCCATTATCGTTTTGACGGTTATTATTATGTACTCTGTCAGCGGTGTTGCTTATAAATGGTTTTCGACTATTCTGACGCTTATTGTCGGTCTTTCTTCACTTTTTTTAGGAACAATCGCTGTTGTCGGAGTGAAAAATATGGCTAAAATACCGGTTTTTGGCTATGTTGCCAAGCGTTTCAGCGCTTATTTCAACCCCTTTAAGGACTTGACAGATTCGGGACATCAGCTGGCTAATTCTTATTATGCGATGAGCAACGGCGGCTGGTTTGGTATGGGGTTGGGAAATTCTATCGAAAAGCGCGGCTATTTGCCGGAGGCTCATACCGATTTTGTCTTTTCAATTGTAATCGAGGAACTCGGCTTAATCGGTGCCATTATGATTTTAGCCTTAGTTTTCTTCTTGATTCTGCGGATTATGAATGTAGGTTTAAAAGCCAGGGATCCCTTTAATTCTATGATTGCTCTGGGGGTAGGCGGTATGATTTTGATGCAGGTTTTTGTCAATATCGGCGGGATATCCGGCTTGATTCCATCTACCGGGGTCACCTTTCCCTTCTTATCGCAGGGGGGGAACAGTTTACTGGTTTTATCGGTTGCCATCGGTTTTGTCCTAAATATTGATGCTAATGAAAAAAGAGAAAGTATCTTGGAAGAAGCAGAGGAGCAGTATCAGTCACAAATCAATTCTGCAGCTGAAACCTGA
- the tuf gene encoding elongation factor Tu has translation MAKEKYDRSKPHVNIGTIGHVDHGKTTLTAAITTVLARRLPTAVNQPKDYASIDAAPEERERGITINTAHVEYETEKRHYAHIDAPGHADYVKNMITGAAQMDGAILVVASTDGPMPQTREHILLSRQVGVKNLIVFMNKVDLVDDEELLELVEMEIRDLLSEYDFPGDDLPVIQGSALKALEGDTAQEDIIMELMDTVDSYIPEPERDTDKPLLLPVEDVFSITGRGTVASGRIDRGTVRVNDEVEIVGIRDDIQKAVVTGVEMFRKQLDEGLAGDNVGVLLRGIQRDEIERGQVLAKPGSINPHTKFKGEVYILTKEEGGRHTPFFNNYRPQFYFRTTDVTGSIELPAGTEMVMPGDNVTIDVELIHPIAVEQGTTFSIREGGRTVGSGIVSEIEA, from the coding sequence ATGGCAAAAGAAAAATACGATCGTAGTAAACCACACGTTAACATTGGTACAATCGGCCACGTTGACCATGGTAAAACGACATTGACTGCAGCGATTACAACTGTTTTGGCACGCCGTCTTCCAACAGCTGTTAACCAGCCAAAAGACTATGCATCAATCGATGCTGCTCCGGAAGAACGTGAACGCGGTATCACTATCAATACAGCTCACGTTGAGTACGAAACTGAAAAACGTCACTATGCTCACATCGATGCACCTGGACACGCGGACTATGTTAAAAACATGATTACCGGTGCTGCCCAAATGGATGGTGCTATCCTTGTAGTTGCTTCAACTGACGGTCCTATGCCGCAAACACGCGAACACATCCTTCTTTCACGTCAGGTTGGTGTTAAAAACCTTATCGTCTTCATGAACAAGGTTGACTTGGTTGACGACGAAGAATTGCTTGAATTGGTTGAAATGGAAATCCGTGATCTCTTGTCTGAATATGACTTCCCAGGAGATGATCTGCCTGTTATCCAAGGTTCAGCTCTTAAAGCTCTTGAAGGGGACACTGCTCAGGAAGATATCATCATGGAATTGATGGATACAGTTGACAGCTATATTCCAGAACCAGAACGTGACACTGACAAACCATTGCTTCTTCCAGTTGAAGATGTCTTCTCAATTACTGGACGTGGTACTGTTGCTTCAGGTCGTATTGACCGCGGTACTGTTCGTGTAAACGACGAAGTTGAAATTGTTGGTATCAGAGATGATATCCAAAAAGCTGTTGTTACTGGTGTAGAAATGTTCCGCAAACAGCTTGATGAAGGTTTGGCCGGTGATAATGTCGGTGTGCTTCTGCGCGGTATCCAACGTGATGAAATTGAACGCGGTCAAGTACTTGCTAAACCAGGTTCAATCAACCCGCATACGAAATTTAAAGGTGAAGTTTATATCCTTACTAAAGAAGAAGGCGGACGTCACACACCATTCTTCAATAACTACCGTCCACAGTTCTACTTCCGTACAACTGACGTGACAGGTTCAATTGAACTGCCTGCAGGTACAGAAATGGTTATGCCTGGTGATAACGTGACTATCGATGTTGAGTTGATTCACCCAATCGCGGTTGAACAAGGAACAACCTTCTCTATTCGTGAAGGCGGACGTACAGTTGGTTCAGGTATCGTTTCAGAAATTGAAGCTTAA
- a CDS encoding acyl-CoA thioester hydrolase/BAAT C-terminal domain-containing protein has protein sequence MKIFLRLLKYAAVLIVLFIAIIVVLRLYNHSVYSKYKQVDSSSIYSDPTNLDRYPSEYEGVQIEHIQGDYLNGFHLRPSKKTKKGVIVTFGGSEGSPGYYEGVSFALQGYEVLSLFSYGMPNQQPSLSKIPIDFFDEVLAYIEKNVADPAPLTLYGASKGAELCLNLVNYYSEIGHIILMAPSAYNFNGLDYENISSSWTYKGKELPYISTMHAGFPEYIAFLFGMVSGAPTSYEPLYRTAIANTDKAADYEILQEAVDADILIFAGGDDRMWPSASMAKVIKKTQGERAELHIYDKAGHIFAEEGYLASPYGLIATGGSKKENEAAGQAYRKVLIERLNQWHQ, from the coding sequence ATGAAAATCTTTTTAAGACTCTTAAAATATGCTGCTGTCTTAATCGTTCTTTTCATCGCCATTATTGTCGTTTTGCGTTTGTATAATCATTCTGTCTACAGTAAATACAAACAGGTTGACAGTAGTTCTATTTATTCAGATCCGACGAACCTTGATCGTTACCCTTCTGAGTATGAAGGAGTGCAGATAGAGCATATTCAGGGTGATTATCTGAACGGCTTTCATCTTAGACCCAGCAAAAAAACTAAAAAAGGAGTTATCGTTACTTTCGGCGGCTCTGAAGGATCTCCCGGTTATTATGAAGGAGTCAGTTTTGCCCTTCAAGGCTATGAAGTGCTGTCACTCTTTAGCTACGGTATGCCAAATCAGCAGCCCTCACTTTCAAAAATTCCAATTGATTTCTTTGATGAAGTACTGGCTTACATTGAGAAAAACGTAGCTGATCCTGCTCCTCTTACACTGTATGGGGCTTCTAAAGGGGCTGAACTCTGCCTCAATCTTGTCAACTATTATTCAGAGATTGGCCATATCATTCTCATGGCACCAAGTGCTTATAATTTCAACGGTCTGGATTATGAAAACATCAGTTCATCATGGACTTATAAAGGAAAAGAGCTCCCCTATATCTCAACCATGCATGCCGGTTTTCCAGAGTATATCGCTTTCTTATTTGGTATGGTAAGCGGAGCACCGACCTCCTATGAGCCGCTTTACCGCACAGCAATTGCTAATACTGACAAGGCTGCAGATTATGAGATCCTCCAAGAAGCTGTTGATGCCGATATCTTGATTTTTGCTGGAGGCGATGATCGTATGTGGCCCAGTGCCAGTATGGCAAAAGTAATCAAGAAAACTCAAGGAGAACGAGCTGAGCTCCACATTTATGATAAAGCCGGCCATATCTTTGCAGAGGAGGGCTATCTTGCAAGTCCCTACGGACTTATAGCAACCGGCGGCAGCAAAAAAGAAAATGAAGCTGCCGGCCAAGCTTACCGTAAGGTGTTGATAGAGCGCTTAAACCAATGGCACCAGTAA
- the tpiA gene encoding triose-phosphate isomerase has protein sequence MSRKPIIAGNWKMNKTAAEAREFIDAVKNQIPANTLVDTVVGAPALFLEGIKKGVRDTELKVAAQNCYFEDYGAFTGENSPATLAALNVDYVIIGHSERRDYFHETDDDINKKAHAIFRNGMIPIICCGESLETYEAGKAVEFVGAQVSAALKGLTAEQVASLVLAYEPIWAIGTGKSATQDDAQKMCKAVRDVVAADFGQEVADKVRVQYGGSVKPENIADYMACPDVDGALVGGASLQPDSFLALLDFVN, from the coding sequence ATGTCACGTAAACCAATTATTGCAGGTAACTGGAAGATGAATAAAACAGCTGCTGAAGCGCGTGAGTTCATTGATGCAGTGAAAAATCAGATACCAGCAAATACGCTTGTTGATACTGTTGTTGGTGCACCCGCTCTTTTCCTCGAAGGGATTAAAAAAGGCGTTCGGGATACTGAACTGAAAGTGGCAGCGCAAAATTGCTATTTTGAAGACTACGGTGCCTTCACTGGGGAAAACAGTCCGGCGACTCTTGCCGCACTGAATGTTGACTATGTCATTATCGGACATTCAGAACGTCGGGATTACTTCCATGAGACAGATGATGATATCAATAAAAAAGCCCATGCTATTTTCAGAAACGGTATGATTCCGATTATTTGCTGCGGGGAATCACTTGAAACTTATGAAGCAGGCAAGGCTGTTGAATTTGTTGGTGCTCAGGTTTCTGCAGCCCTTAAAGGTTTAACAGCTGAGCAGGTAGCTTCCTTAGTGCTGGCATATGAACCTATCTGGGCTATCGGTACTGGTAAATCAGCTACACAAGATGATGCTCAAAAAATGTGTAAGGCTGTCCGTGATGTTGTAGCAGCTGATTTTGGTCAAGAAGTTGCCGATAAGGTACGGGTTCAGTACGGCGGTTCTGTTAAACCTGAGAATATTGCTGATTACATGGCTTGTCCTGATGTTGACGGTGCTCTGGTCGGCGGTGCTTCTCTGCAGCCAGACAGTTTCCTTGCCCTGCTTGACTTCGTAAACTAA
- a CDS encoding ABC transporter ATP-binding protein gives MDKIKAVGLSKSFNKHVALNQISFSVKEGEIFGFLGPSGAGKTTAINIVTNQLKADSGRAEILGKNAQHLQAADYMKMGIMSDTVGFYEKLTVYKNLEFFARFHRVPMRRVDELLKSLELYDDRHKKADKLSTGMRQRLLLIRAILHDPEVIFLDEPTSGMDPTLAQKVHNVLLGLKSKGLAIFLTTHNMQEASRLCDNIALLHRGKILEYGSPASIIEKYRTDDHVYLRYRNGREKMVPKDEVDSHWSSEVISMHTLEPDLEAVFIKLTGEKWHDE, from the coding sequence ATGGATAAAATTAAGGCTGTCGGTCTGTCAAAAAGTTTTAACAAGCATGTGGCTTTAAATCAGATTTCTTTTTCTGTGAAAGAAGGAGAAATTTTTGGTTTTCTGGGTCCATCGGGTGCTGGCAAGACAACTGCCATCAATATCGTAACGAATCAGCTGAAAGCTGATAGTGGGCGAGCTGAGATATTGGGGAAAAATGCTCAGCATCTTCAGGCAGCTGACTATATGAAAATGGGTATTATGAGTGACACAGTCGGCTTTTATGAAAAATTGACCGTATATAAAAATCTGGAATTTTTTGCACGTTTTCACAGAGTTCCAATGAGGAGAGTCGATGAACTGCTGAAGAGTCTGGAGTTATATGATGACCGCCATAAGAAAGCTGATAAACTTTCAACCGGAATGCGGCAGAGACTGTTGCTCATCAGGGCGATTCTCCATGATCCGGAAGTGATTTTCTTAGATGAGCCGACATCGGGTATGGATCCGACTTTGGCACAAAAAGTCCATAATGTCCTGCTGGGATTAAAGTCTAAAGGTCTGGCTATTTTTTTAACAACGCATAATATGCAGGAGGCGAGCAGGCTGTGCGATAATATTGCCCTGCTGCATCGCGGAAAGATTTTAGAGTACGGCAGTCCGGCCTCTATCATTGAGAAATACCGTACTGATGACCATGTCTACCTACGTTACCGCAACGGCCGGGAAAAAATGGTTCCTAAAGATGAAGTGGACAGCCATTGGAGTTCAGAAGTTATCAGTATGCATACTCTTGAACCGGATTTAGAAGCAGTCTTTATCAAATTAACGGGAGAAAAATGGCATGATGAATAA